From a region of the Georgenia yuyongxinii genome:
- the pyk gene encoding pyruvate kinase, whose translation MRRAKIVCTLGPATESPEKVQELVDAGMDVARINRSHGKVEEHEAVYRNVRAAAQASGRAVAVLVDLQGPKIRLGNFANGKEDLKEGDTFTITTEDVPGTAELASTTYKGLPGDCQPGDRILIDDGKVGVRVLEVDGTRVVTRVEVPGPVSNHKGLNLPGVAVSVPALSEKDKEDLRWALKIGADMIALSFVRSAADVEDVHAIMDEEGRRVPVIAKVEKPQAVENLVEIVDAFDGIMVARGDLGVELPLEQVPLVQKRAIELARRNAKPVIVATQMLESMVTSPRPTRAEASDVANAILDGADAVMLSGETSVGQFPIETVRTMARIVENTEENGGERIAPLGSSPHTRGGVITRAAAEIGEMLETKYLVTFTQSGDSARRMSRLRSPIPLLAFTPDTDVRNRLALSWGVQTYTVPAVSHTDDMVNQVDQLLQTTGLAEEGDRVVIVAGMPPGQVGSTNSIRVHKIGETYSKA comes from the coding sequence ATGCGTAGAGCGAAGATCGTGTGCACCCTCGGCCCCGCCACAGAGTCCCCAGAGAAGGTCCAGGAGCTGGTCGACGCCGGCATGGACGTTGCCCGGATCAACCGGTCGCACGGCAAGGTCGAGGAGCACGAGGCGGTCTACCGCAACGTGCGTGCCGCCGCCCAGGCCTCGGGCCGCGCGGTCGCCGTCCTGGTCGACCTGCAGGGCCCGAAGATCCGCCTCGGCAACTTCGCCAACGGGAAGGAGGACCTCAAGGAGGGTGACACCTTCACCATCACCACCGAGGACGTCCCCGGCACCGCCGAGCTCGCCTCCACCACCTACAAGGGCCTCCCGGGCGACTGCCAGCCCGGTGACCGCATCCTCATCGACGACGGCAAGGTCGGGGTGCGCGTCCTCGAGGTCGACGGCACCCGCGTCGTCACCCGCGTCGAGGTGCCCGGCCCCGTGTCGAACCACAAGGGCCTGAACCTGCCCGGCGTCGCCGTCTCCGTCCCCGCACTGTCCGAGAAGGACAAGGAGGACCTGCGCTGGGCCCTCAAGATCGGCGCCGACATGATCGCCCTGTCCTTCGTCCGCTCCGCCGCGGACGTCGAGGACGTCCACGCGATCATGGACGAGGAGGGACGCCGCGTCCCGGTCATCGCGAAGGTCGAGAAGCCGCAGGCCGTGGAGAACCTCGTCGAGATCGTCGACGCGTTCGACGGCATCATGGTCGCCCGCGGCGACCTGGGCGTCGAGCTCCCGCTGGAGCAGGTCCCGCTCGTGCAGAAGCGCGCCATCGAGCTGGCCCGCCGCAACGCCAAGCCGGTCATCGTCGCCACGCAGATGCTCGAGTCCATGGTGACCAGCCCGCGGCCGACCCGCGCCGAGGCCTCCGACGTCGCCAACGCCATCCTCGATGGCGCCGACGCGGTCATGCTCTCCGGCGAGACCTCGGTGGGCCAGTTCCCGATCGAGACCGTGCGCACCATGGCCCGGATCGTGGAGAACACCGAGGAGAACGGCGGCGAGCGCATCGCCCCGCTCGGCTCCAGCCCGCACACCCGCGGCGGCGTCATCACCCGCGCCGCGGCCGAGATCGGCGAGATGCTCGAGACCAAGTATCTGGTCACGTTCACCCAGTCCGGCGACTCCGCCCGGCGCATGTCCCGCCTGCGCTCGCCCATCCCGCTGCTGGCCTTCACCCCCGACACCGACGTGCGCAACCGGCTCGCGCTCAGCTGGGGCGTGCAGACCTACACGGTGCCCGCGGTCAGCCACACCGACGACATGGTCAACCAGGTCGACCAGCTGCTGCAGACCACCGGTCTCGCGGAGGAGGGGGACCGGGTGGTCATCGTGGCCGGTATGCCCCCGGGCCAGGTCGGCTCGACCAACTCGATCCGCGTGCACAAGATCGGCGAGACCTACAGCAAGGCCTGA
- a CDS encoding ANTAR domain-containing response regulator encodes MPGPEAGAAEEPAKRRRIVVAEDETLIRLDIVESLTEAGFDVVGEAGNGEQAVALATELEPDVVVMDVKMPVMDGITAAERIIGARTCAVVMLTAFSQRELIERARDAGAMAYVVKPFTPADLVPAVEIAISRHQEITSLEAEVASLSEQFETRKRVDRAKGLLMTKMGLSEPEAFRWIQKTSMDRRLTMREVADAVIEQVGSK; translated from the coding sequence CTGCCCGGCCCCGAGGCCGGCGCGGCGGAGGAGCCGGCGAAGCGGCGTCGCATCGTCGTGGCCGAGGACGAGACGCTCATCCGCCTCGACATCGTCGAGAGCCTCACCGAGGCCGGCTTCGACGTCGTCGGCGAGGCGGGCAACGGCGAGCAGGCCGTCGCGCTCGCCACGGAGCTCGAGCCCGACGTCGTCGTGATGGACGTGAAGATGCCGGTGATGGACGGCATCACCGCCGCCGAGCGCATCATCGGCGCCCGCACCTGCGCCGTCGTCATGCTCACCGCCTTCTCCCAGAGGGAGCTGATCGAGCGGGCCCGCGACGCCGGCGCCATGGCCTACGTGGTCAAGCCCTTCACCCCGGCCGACCTGGTGCCCGCCGTCGAGATCGCCATCTCGCGCCACCAGGAGATCACCTCCCTCGAGGCCGAGGTCGCGTCCCTGTCGGAGCAGTTCGAGACCCGCAAGCGCGTGGACCGCGCCAAGGGCCTCCTCATGACCAAGATGGGGCTGAGCGAGCCCGAGGCCTTCCGCTGGATCCAGAAGACCTCCATGGACCGGCGCCTCACCATGCGCGAGGTCGCCGACGCCGTCATCGAGCAGGTCGGTTCGAAGTAG